The sequence CCACCTGCACGCCACGGGAGGCGATCGCCTCGGCCAGCAACGGTAGCATCGACCGGTACGGGGTGACGCCCGTACCGGTGGCGATCAGCACGTAACGCTGGTTGACATCGCCCGGCGGCAGGCAGAAACGCCCGTAGGGGCCGCTGGCCTGCAGCTGGTCGCCGATCTGCAGGCCTTCGAACAGCGCCGTGGCCGAGCCCCCGGGCACAAAGCTCACCGCAATATCGACTGCCTCGCCTGGCCCAAACGCGTGGTCGTGGATGGTCGCCAGCGAATAGCTGCGCTTGGTCGGGGTGCCATCGGCGCCGTTGAAGTGGATCTGGATGAACTGCCCGGGCTGGAAATCCAGCGGCTGCCCGTCATCACGCACGAACTGGCAATGGGCCACGGTGGGCGCAATCATGCGCCGGTCGACAAGCTTGAGGGGGAATTGAACGGGCACGAACGTATTTGGGACAGTCTGTGATCGGGGCAAACCCCCATGGGCTTCTATAATAACGGGCTGCAACTCGCTGCGCCGGCACCCTGGCGCGAAGGACCATCTTGAATTCACCATCTCCCAGTGCGCCCGCCCTGCGCGTGTGCGATCTGCGCAAGACCTACGACAACGGCACCCAGGCACTCAAGGGCGTGTCGCTGGACGTGGTTCCGGGCGACTTCTTCGCCCTGCTCGGCCCCAATGGCGCGGGCAAATCCACCCTGATCGGCATCATCAGCTCGCTGGTGAACCTGTCCGGCGGGCAGGTGGAAGTGTTCGGCACCGACCTGGTCGCGCATCGCAGCGAGGCAATGCGCCTGATCGGCCTGGTGCCGCAGGAAATCAACTTCAACCTGTTCGAAAAACCCTTCGACATCCTGGTCAACTACGCCGGTTTCTACGGCATGCCGCGGCGCGAGGCCGAACAGCTGGCCGAAGTGGAACTGCGCCGCGCGCACCTGTGGGAAAAGGCCCAGGTGATGAGCCGCACGCTGTCCGGCGGCATGAAGCGCCGGCTGATGATCGCCCGCGCCATGATGACCCAGCCGCGCCTGCTGATCCTGGACGAGCCCACCGCTGGCGTGGATATCGAGATCCGCCGCGACATGTGGCGCGTACTCAAGGACATCAACGCCGCCGGCACCACCATCATCCTGACCACGCACTACCTGGAAGAAGCCGAGCACCTGTGCCGCAACCTGGCCATCATCAACCACGGCCAGATCGTCACCCAGGGGCCGATGCGCGAGCTGCTGGCCAAGCTCGACGTGGAAGGCTTCCTGTTCGACATCGACGGTGAACTGCCTGCCCAGCTGCCGGAAATCGAAGGCACCACGCTGACCGCCATCGACGGCCATACGCTGGATCTGGACATGCCGCGTGCGATGGACCTCAACCGCGTGTTCGCCGCACTGGGCGATGCCGGCATCCGGGTGCGCTCGATGCGCACCAAGAGCAACCGGCTGGAAGAATTGTTCGTTCGTCTGACCGGGCCCGGCGAGACCCTCGCCGACCCGGCCCCTGCTGCAGCGGCGCCCGCGCGCCCGGCAGGTCACCCATGAGTTCCCCGGAGCCCTCGATGTCCGCTGTTCCTGCCACCTCCCGCCAACGCAACTGGATTGCGCTGGGCACCATCGTGCGCCGCGAAGTGCAGCGCATCCTGCGCATCTGGGGCCAGACCCTGGTGCCGCCGGCCATCACCATGACGCTGTACTTCCTGATCTTCGGCGGGCTGATCGGCTCGCGCGTGGGCGACATGGGCGGCTACAGCTACATGCAGTTCATCGTGCCCGGCCTGGTGATGATGAGCGTGATCCAGAACAGCTACGGCAACATCTCATCGAGCTTCTTCGGCGCAAAGTTCGGCCGCCACGTGGAAGAGTTGCTGGTCAGCCCGATGCCCAACTGGGTGATCCTGTGGGGCTATGTGTCCGGCGCGGTGCTGCGCGGGGTGATGGTCGGGGCGATCGTGCTGATCATCGCCATGTTCTTCACCCCGGTGCGCATCCCGCATCCATTCGTCACGCTGACCACGGTGCTGCTGGGCGCGATCATCTTTTCGCTGGCCGGCTTCGTCAACGCGGTGTACGCCAAGAAGTTCGATGACGTGGCGATCGTGCCGACCTTCATCCTGACCCCGCTGACCTACCTGGGCGGTGTGTTCTATTCGGTGAAGTTGCTGCCCGGCTGGGCCGAGGCAGCCACGCATGCCAACCCGATCTTCTACATGGTCAACGCCTTCCGCTACGGCCTGCTCGGCAGCTCCGACGTGCCGATCTGGGTGGCCTACGCGCTGATGCTGGGCTTTGTCGCGGTGCTCAGCGCGCTGGCGCTGTGGCTGCTGCGCCGTGGCGTGGGGTTACGGAGCTGATGGCCATGCGCATCCTGGTCCTTGGCGCCGGCGGCACCGGCGGCTACTTCGGCGGGCGGCTGGCGCAGGCCGGCGTAGACGTCACCTTCCTGGTGCGCGAAGCGCGTGCGGCGCAGTTGCAGGCCGATGGCTTGCGCATCCGCAGCCCGCTCGGCGATGCACAGGTCGCGGTGACGCACGTCACCGCGCAGGCGTTGCCGGCACTGGTGGCGCAGCAACCGTTCGATCTGGTGATGCTCAGCTGCAAGGCCTACGACCTGGACAGCGCGCTTGAAGCGATTGCACCGGCCAAGGGCGAGCACACCACAGTGCTGCCCATCCTCAACGGCCTGCGTCATTACGCGGTGCTGGACGAGCGCTTCGGCGCGGCGCGCGTGCTGGGCGGGCTGTGCTTCATCAGCGCAGCCAAGGGCGCCGATGGCGAGATCCTGCACATGGGCAAGCCAGCGTCGATCACCTTCGGCGAGCGCGATGGCAACGCGGATTCCGCACGTGTGCAGGCGTTTGCGGCGGCGTGCACGCAGGCCGGTATCGACCATGTGGCCAGCACGCAGATCGCGCAGGAGCAGTGGATCAAGTACAGCTTCCTCACTGCACTGGCGGCGGCCACCTGCCTGATGCGGGCACCGGTCGGCGCGATCGTGGCCACCGATGACGGGCGTGCGTTGATCAACGGCTTGTACAACGAATGCCTGTGGGCCGCCGATGCGACTGGGCAATCGATTCCGGAAGGCGCACGCGCCAAGGCGCTGCAGACGCTGTTGCAGGTGGATTCGCCGTTGAAGGCATCGATGCTGCGCGATCTGGAAGCCGGCCAGGACGTGGAAGCGGCACAGATCGTCGGCGACATGCTCAAGCGCGTGCGCGAAACCGGCCGCAATGCACCGCTGCTGATGGCCGCCAATGTGCATCTGCAGGCGTATCAGGTGTTGCGGCATAGCTGATGGGGATGGCGGGCGGCTGTGCGCATGCGACGCATGCCTCGCCCCCATCCGCCCTTCGGGCACCTTCCCCCGCAAGCGGGAGAAGGGAGTGGTCGCTACCGCTGCATGACTGGCCGAGTGGGCTGCGTACTCCTACGCCGCTTGGCCCAGGCAGATCCTTCTCCCGCGTGCGGGAAAAGGTGGCGCAACGCGCCGGATGAGGGCGCGTCTGCTTGGCGTAGCCTGCGCACCGCCGCAGCGACCTCCTGACCACTCCTCCGTTTGCTCCCCGCAGACTTCTTCTCCCGCACGCGGGAGAAGGTGGCGCGAAGCGCCGGATGAGGGCGCGCTTGCTTGGCATAGCCTGCGCCGCCACAGCGCCCCCGGCCACTCCGCCGCTTGCTCCCCGCAAGCCTCGTCTCCCGCACGCGGGAGAAGGTGGCGCGAAGCGCTGGATGAGCGCGCGTCGGCTTGGCGTAGCCTTCGCACCGCCACGACGCCACGCACACGATGCTCTGCATCCCTCCATCGCCGTCATCATCATGAAGCTGCTCAGCCACTTGTTCCGTGCCGGTCACTTCGTGATCCTGGCGTTCTTCGTGCTGTGCGCGGCGGGGCTGGTGGGGATGGCCGGGCTGGAGTTGTGGCACGGCTTCACTCCCGGCGGGGACATGGTGGTGCGCGACCGCTTCAATGTGGTGCTGGAGGCGATCGGCCTGCTCACCGTGGCGCTGGTGACGCTGGAACTGGGCCAGACCATCTTCGAAGAAGAGATCCTGCGCGACGTCAAGGTCAGCGGCCCCACCCGCGTGCGCCGCTACCTGTCGCGCTTCTTCGTGGTGATCGTGATTGCGTTGGCGATCGAGACGCTGGTGTCGATCTTCGAGCTGATGCACGACGACCCGGCTAAGCTGCCGTATGCCGCGGCAGTTGGCTTGTGCGCAGCGTTGTTGCTGATCGCCTGGGGCGTGTTCGTCAAACTCAATCGCAGCGCCGAAGAGCTGGAACCCGAGGCGATGGAAGAAACCAAGCGCGAAGACCGCGAGGTCGAGGAATAATCGCGCCTGACAGGCAGTCGTTGGCGATCGTCCGATCTGCGCGCGAACCTGACGACGCAATGCAGTGCACGCGCGCACTTTTCGATTTCGAGTGCTGTCCGAGTTTATTTCGCGGCAGCACAGTCGTTCTTCTCAGCCGCTCTCAACCTAGTCAGCAGTCGTTGGCAGCGGCGGAACCGAGGTCGGCTTGCCGTCGGCGTCGAGCGCGATCATCACGAAGTGCCCGCGCGTGCACAGCTCGCGTGCGCCGCTGAGCAGGTCTTCGGCGATCAGTTCCACTTCCACCTTGATCGAGCTGCGCCCCACCGAGACCACGCGCGCGATGGTTTCCACCATCTGGCCCTGGCGGATCGGCAGCTTGAAATCCACCTGGTCCGAGCGCGCGGTGACGACCGCACGCCGCGCATAACGCGATGCGGCCAGAAACGCAGCCTTGTCCATCCACGCCAGCGCCTGGCCACCGAACAGCGTGCCCATGTGATTGGTGTGGTTGGGGAACACGATCTCGGCCATACGGGCTTCGATGGGTGGAGAGGTCTGCTGGCTGTCTGACATGCGGATATCCAAAGAGGGAGATGTGCGGCCGCTGCGTGCCGAAGCAATTGCAGCAGTCGGGCACGCACCGGAGATGCCTTCAAGCCGCAGCGGCGTCCGTCCGAACGTAGCGCTGCGGCTGTATCGCTGTCCGTCGTGCCGATGCCGGCGCAAATGTGCGTTTGAGTAATGCTGCCGGCTCCACGACATCGACCGACGACCGGCATCCTGTGTGGCTGACGCCCACGCACTACAGTGCGCGGGCGGTTTTTCCGAGAAGCCATCGGGGCCTGCGCCGCTCCTACGAGAGCGCTGACATTACGTCGTCGCTCGCTTGGCGATACGGCGGCGTGTACCGAGATCTTCGATGACGCGCATCGAAGATGATTTATATCGACAACTCAGAGGCTGCTCTTGACCGCCGCTTCGACCTGCGCCGGCGACTGGAAGCCCGGCAGACGCGTCACTTCGGCGCCGTCCTTGAACAACGCCAGGGTCGGCGTCTGCCGCAGGCCCAGCTCGCGGAAGAAGTCTTCGCCCACAACCTCCAACTTCACCTTAAGAAGTGCAACGCCTGCGGCGTCCTCGCTCGCGGCGAACTTGTTTAGCGACATGTCGAGCATCTTGCAGCCCGGGCAATTGTCCTTGTAGTAGTCGACCAGCAAGCGCGGATGCGCGGCCAGGGCAGCGGCGTAGTCGTCAGGGGTGGTGGCGTGGAGCGTCTGCATGGGAGGTGTTCTCGAACGGTGTATCGGTGAGGGCAAGAATGTGGTCGGTCCAGCGCTGGATCTTGGTGGCGTCGCGTTCGCCGTGGGGCATCTGTTCGATCTCCAGCCGCGGGTAGCGCGTGCCGAAGAACGCAGCGATGCGGCGGGCCGCACCGCAGTAGTTCTCTTCGCCCCACTGGGTCTCGCCGGTACCGAACACCGCCAGGCGCTCCGGCTTGCCGACCGCGGCAACGAGTTGTTCGATGAAGCGCTTCATCTCCGGCGGCGTACGCCCGGCGTTGATGCTCCAGCTGCCGAGGATGTAGAGATCGTGTTCGGCACCATCCGGGCAGGCCTGCGCCAGCGTCTGGATGTCGGCATCGATCCAGGTTACCGCGTGGCCTTGTTCCTCGCAGCGCGTTTGGATTGCACGCGCGACATCGCGGGTGTTGCCGCTTAACGAGGTGTGGGCGAGGAGAATGCGCATTTCGGAGAAGCAATTACGAGATAACGAGTTTCAATTCTTCAAGACGAATGGCCATTGCTTCGATGCTGACCCCAAAAGACTCGGACAACGATACGAAGTGGGATCCGTTGTAATAAGTCGAACTCGCAAGCCTCCTAGAGACGTGACGGAGAGTCGGAAGAGCTTCGATCACTTCGAAAATAGGCTTACTCAACAAAGCAAATGCGGTCTGCTCATCCAGGGCGAAAACACCCAGAAAGCGCGATTTAAATTCTTCAGTGAGAAGTTTTTCTGGCAGCAAAAAGTAGGTCGCGAACTTATCCGCTTCGAGCTCGGTCCGACTGCGCGCCTGCCGAGCTCCGTCTAACGGCTGATCCCGATGTAACCCATTTTGATCGGGATGAAGAATCGCGTGGCCGATCTCATGAGCCGCAGTGAAACGCATGACTCTCGGGTCAGCATCCGTTGCGATTTTGATGGATCGGGCCGATTGATCAATTACGCCCGCGACCGAAACTCTGCGGCGGCCGCTGGCCATACAGCCAAGACTAGAATGAAGGGTGAGCTCGAAGTCCAGCAGCTCCGCGGCAAGCTGCGGGTCTAATACGTCAATCGGGTGCACATTTTGACTCAACCCGAGTTCCGTCCGCTTCTTCCAAATCGCGCGTTGCAACTCCTTAGCCTGTGCCTCTATCGACTCAAAGCTATGGCTTTTCTTCGTAGAGAACGTCTTTCCGTCCAATCTCGCAAAACGATATCGATTCAGATCATTACCCGCTTGCCAGCACTCTTCAATTTCTTCCATGTGCGCGTACGGGTTCTGCAGCCGCATGCGACTAGACGAGATGCGTGGATCCAATCGCTTGCTCATGGTGCCCCCGTACTAAGTGGAATTACTGAGAGGTGCTGAAGTTCCGCGTCAGAGATCGTCGAAGCCGTTATCTGAGTTGGTCTTCTTGTACGACGCATTCCGCATCTCGAAGAAGTCGGTCTTGGTCTCGGTGAAGTTGTCGGCGTAGGCCTTGATCCAGGGCATCACGTTGTCGTTGGCGCCTTCGTACAGCTTTTCGATGCCTAGCATGCCGGCCATCTTGTTGGCGCGGTACTTCACGTAGCGGATCATCTCGTCGACGTCGATGCCGTCGATGCCGTCCAGCACTTCGGCCGTCCACACCGTTTCCAGGTCGATCGCGTGCTCGAACGCCTTGTGCACGTAATCGGTGAGTTGGTCGCCCTGCAGCGCCTGGTTCTCGCCGATGATGGCGCGAATCAGCTCACTGATGAACTTCGAGTGCGCCAGCTCATCGCGGTTGATGAAACTGATGATCTTGCCGGTGCCGGTCATGCGGTTCTGGCGCACCAGATTGTAGAAATACGCAAAGCCGGAGTAGAAGTTGATGCCTTCCAGGATCGAGGACTGGATCAGCGCGCGGATCAGCGTTTCGGCCGTCTTGTCGCGCATGAAGTCTTCGTAGGCGCCCATGATCGGCGCATTGCGCTTGATGATGGTCGGGTGCGTGCGCGCGATTTCGAACACGCGGTTCTGGTCGGCCAGGCCGGTGATCGAAGCCAGCACGTAGCTGTAGCTCTCGTTATGGATCACTTCCTGCTGGCCGATGATCGCAGCATTGGCATGCGCGGCCGGGTCGGTGATGTATTCGGCGACGTTATAGATGAAGCGTGTCTGCGGCGAATCCAGCGTGGCCAGCAAGCCGATGATCGAATCGTAGGCGTTCTTTTCGCGCGACGACAGCTCGTTGTACTGGCGCGCGTCGCCCTTCATGTCCACTTCGTCAGGGATCCAGAAGTTGGTCGACAGTTCCTTGTACGCCCGATAGAAGGACGGGTACGGGATGTCGTTCCAGTTGAGGA comes from Xanthomonas vesicatoria ATCC 35937 and encodes:
- a CDS encoding ribonucleotide-diphosphate reductase subunit beta, which produces MSATPLERIKILEPRHPNRSTSIINGQTSGILNWNDIPYPSFYRAYKELSTNFWIPDEVDMKGDARQYNELSSREKNAYDSIIGLLATLDSPQTRFIYNVAEYITDPAAHANAAIIGQQEVIHNESYSYVLASITGLADQNRVFEIARTHPTIIKRNAPIMGAYEDFMRDKTAETLIRALIQSSILEGINFYSGFAYFYNLVRQNRMTGTGKIISFINRDELAHSKFISELIRAIIGENQALQGDQLTDYVHKAFEHAIDLETVWTAEVLDGIDGIDVDEMIRYVKYRANKMAGMLGIEKLYEGANDNVMPWIKAYADNFTETKTDFFEMRNASYKKTNSDNGFDDL
- a CDS encoding flavodoxin; this translates as MRILLAHTSLSGNTRDVARAIQTRCEEQGHAVTWIDADIQTLAQACPDGAEHDLYILGSWSINAGRTPPEMKRFIEQLVAAVGKPERLAVFGTGETQWGEENYCGAARRIAAFFGTRYPRLEIEQMPHGERDATKIQRWTDHILALTDTPFENTSHADAPRHHP
- a CDS encoding ABC transporter ATP-binding protein, whose product is MNSPSPSAPALRVCDLRKTYDNGTQALKGVSLDVVPGDFFALLGPNGAGKSTLIGIISSLVNLSGGQVEVFGTDLVAHRSEAMRLIGLVPQEINFNLFEKPFDILVNYAGFYGMPRREAEQLAEVELRRAHLWEKAQVMSRTLSGGMKRRLMIARAMMTQPRLLILDEPTAGVDIEIRRDMWRVLKDINAAGTTIILTTHYLEEAEHLCRNLAIINHGQIVTQGPMRELLAKLDVEGFLFDIDGELPAQLPEIEGTTLTAIDGHTLDLDMPRAMDLNRVFAALGDAGIRVRSMRTKSNRLEELFVRLTGPGETLADPAPAAAAPARPAGHP
- a CDS encoding ImmA/IrrE family metallo-endopeptidase is translated as MSKRLDPRISSSRMRLQNPYAHMEEIEECWQAGNDLNRYRFARLDGKTFSTKKSHSFESIEAQAKELQRAIWKKRTELGLSQNVHPIDVLDPQLAAELLDFELTLHSSLGCMASGRRRVSVAGVIDQSARSIKIATDADPRVMRFTAAHEIGHAILHPDQNGLHRDQPLDGARQARSRTELEADKFATYFLLPEKLLTEEFKSRFLGVFALDEQTAFALLSKPIFEVIEALPTLRHVSRRLASSTYYNGSHFVSLSESFGVSIEAMAIRLEELKLVIS
- the panE gene encoding 2-dehydropantoate 2-reductase — its product is MAMRILVLGAGGTGGYFGGRLAQAGVDVTFLVREARAAQLQADGLRIRSPLGDAQVAVTHVTAQALPALVAQQPFDLVMLSCKAYDLDSALEAIAPAKGEHTTVLPILNGLRHYAVLDERFGAARVLGGLCFISAAKGADGEILHMGKPASITFGERDGNADSARVQAFAAACTQAGIDHVASTQIAQEQWIKYSFLTALAAATCLMRAPVGAIVATDDGRALINGLYNECLWAADATGQSIPEGARAKALQTLLQVDSPLKASMLRDLEAGQDVEAAQIVGDMLKRVRETGRNAPLLMAANVHLQAYQVLRHS
- a CDS encoding ABC transporter permease — translated: MSSPEPSMSAVPATSRQRNWIALGTIVRREVQRILRIWGQTLVPPAITMTLYFLIFGGLIGSRVGDMGGYSYMQFIVPGLVMMSVIQNSYGNISSSFFGAKFGRHVEELLVSPMPNWVILWGYVSGAVLRGVMVGAIVLIIAMFFTPVRIPHPFVTLTTVLLGAIIFSLAGFVNAVYAKKFDDVAIVPTFILTPLTYLGGVFYSVKLLPGWAEAATHANPIFYMVNAFRYGLLGSSDVPIWVAYALMLGFVAVLSALALWLLRRGVGLRS
- a CDS encoding acyl-CoA thioesterase — its product is MSDSQQTSPPIEARMAEIVFPNHTNHMGTLFGGQALAWMDKAAFLAASRYARRAVVTARSDQVDFKLPIRQGQMVETIARVVSVGRSSIKVEVELIAEDLLSGARELCTRGHFVMIALDADGKPTSVPPLPTTAD
- a CDS encoding ferredoxin--NADP reductase, with the translated sequence MQPVIIEAHGGLPRSQTVPNTFVPVQFPLKLVDRRMIAPTVAHCQFVRDDGQPLDFQPGQFIQIHFNGADGTPTKRSYSLATIHDHAFGPGEAVDIAVSFVPGGSATALFEGLQIGDQLQASGPYGRFCLPPGDVNQRYVLIATGTGVTPYRSMLPLLAEAIASRGVQVVLLQGARTPAELLYGDDFRAFADAHPQFRYVPCLSRELPAAPHADVRHGYVQQHLPEFAPDVQTDIAYLCGNPDMVDTCVEALKAAGLTNAQIRREKYVSPTPSKT
- a CDS encoding thioredoxin family protein gives rise to the protein MQTLHATTPDDYAAALAAHPRLLVDYYKDNCPGCKMLDMSLNKFAASEDAAGVALLKVKLEVVGEDFFRELGLRQTPTLALFKDGAEVTRLPGFQSPAQVEAAVKSSL